In the Sorghum bicolor cultivar BTx623 chromosome 4, Sorghum_bicolor_NCBIv3, whole genome shotgun sequence genome, GCGCTCCACCGCCCGGAGAGGGAGGAGGCCGAGGACGCGAGGCGGTCCACGTACTCGCGCAGCCACCCGCGGGACCCGGCCGCCTCCGCCAGCGCCTCGCCGGGCGTCGCCGGCGCCGCGGCCTGGTGGGTGGCCGACTTGGCCGCCGCCGACACCGCGGGGCGGGTGATGCGGGACACGACGGCCTCCACCTCCTCGTCGACGCGGTAGTCGAAGGAGCCGAGCGAGTAGGTGCGACGGTCGTCGCCCGCGGCGGAGGAGCGGCGGTTGCTCACGCTACCGATCTCGACGCGGAAACTCCTCGAGTTGCTGCTGACCCGCGAGTCGAGCGGCTCCTGCTGCGCGGCGGGCCCCGCGGCgggctgcggcggcggtggcggcgccgtGGGGAGCGGCGGGTGCGGGAGCGAGACGGCGGCGCGGCAGAGCGGGCACGACGGCGTGGTGCGCAGCCAGGCGTCGACGCAGGCGGCGTGGAACGCGTGCCTGCACGCCGGGAGCAGCCGCAGCTCAGCGTCGGGGGAGAAGGGCGAGAGGCAGACCGCGCAGTCCGGGGAGCTCTTGGGAAGCGCCGCCAGCGCCGACGCCATGGTGAACAGCGGCAGCGACGCGATCAGACGCTCCTTCTCGTCGTCCACCTCCTCCGCGGCCTGCGCCTCCTCCGGCCCCACCGCCGCTGCGCTCCTCCTCGTGGACcccacctccgccgccgccgccgccgccgaggactCCTCCTCCGACGCGCGGCGGGCCCTGGTCGTCGGGAGCGGGCTCGGGCCCCGatgcgacgacgacgatgagcgggagaggcagcggaggaggaagtGGATCGAGACGGAGGCGAAGACGACGAACGCGAGCAGCGCGGCGATGATGAGCAGCGAGGGGGAGAGGttgaacgacgacgacgacgaagacgagggcggcggcgacggcaatGAGGGCGGGAGTGTGGCCGCGAACGGGtcgccggcggccggcggcgggagGGCGTCCATCAGGggagcagcggcagcggcagcccaCGAGAGCGGTGGTGTGTTTATGGCGGCCTGCAGGCTGTAGCCTCGCGCCTTTTATTTATGGGTTTTGGAGTGCGTGGCGTGGTGgacgggggaggaggaggcggaagGGGACGGCAGCACCAGCAGTCAGCCAGTCAGCCAGCCACAAGCCACAGCCCGCAAGAGAGCTTTACGCTGAGAGGTGTAGACGGAACAAAACGCTCTACTAGTAGAGGAGTAGATCAGACTGAGATTCACCGGAAGCTGAGGATGTGACACTCCTCTAGTTTCTCATCTACTACATATTAGCACTATTTTTAGATACTAATTAAAAGGACCAAATGTAGATTACTTTTAATTTTAATTGGCGAGTTAGACCACGATTAGTTCATATGGTGCTATAGTAAATATGGGCTAATCAAGAGCTGATTAGCTTGTCTCCAATTAATCACCGCTAGCTCATACAATTAGTTTTGAAGTTAGTTCATGTTTGCCCATTTTAATTAGCGTCAAAATAcagtgctaaattttagctgccGGATCAAACCGGGCCGAATTTTGGTTCGTATCGAACATTTGCGTTGATGACTTCTGACTTGGCTTgattaatatataataatataataatcTTCTATCTTATGAGGTGTGACCGTACATGTGAGGTGTAGCAAAATTGCACAAGTAAGGTCAACCGGCTGTTGTCTAGTAGATGATTCATCCTATTGCTCTTGTTATTTCCCAGTTCAAGTCAAATGAACTTTTTTTGATGCTGGTGCTCGTAATTTCCAGGGGATTTGTAACTTGTCCTGGATCATTTTTTTTCAAACTTACTTTTATTATTTGATCTGGTCACGACAGTGTTTTTCTAGTACAATGTGCGGCCACGGTTTTCAGAATACCCGTCATGAACACTACCGAGACCGACCACATGAACATGTATAAATTGCACGTATCATTGTATAgtatgataataataataattttttttccaGTGATAAGATCATCATGCcacattttttttagaaaactaTTCCTATATATGGCCAAGTAAAGTTTATATATATGTCATAAGTTAGCTCATCCAAATAGGCAAAATGACAGTTGCCAAGTCTACAACAAACATCTAATTGCTTGCATCATCGAAGATTTGCGTTGATGACTTCTAACTTAGCTTGGTTAATACATAAAACATGTTCCCTTGTGTTATCgtcattcaacaatatttttctattaCAATAActttttaataatatttttagccatGATTTTTATGTCAAACGAACAGGCTCAATATAATAAGTTTCTCCCTTTTGAGGTGTGGCCTTATGTGTGAGGTGTAGCAAAATTGCACAAGTAAGGTCAACCGGCTGTCGTTTAGTCGATGATCCATCCTAATGCTCTTGTTATTTCCAAATTCAAGTCAAATGAACTTTCTTGATGCTGGTGCTCGTAATTTCCAGGGGATT is a window encoding:
- the LOC8078383 gene encoding E3 ubiquitin-protein ligase ATL4, with amino-acid sequence MDALPPPAAGDPFAATLPPSLPSPPPSSSSSSSFNLSPSLLIIAALLAFVVFASVSIHFLLRCLSRSSSSSHRGPSPLPTTRARRASEEESSAAAAAAEVGSTRRSAAAVGPEEAQAAEEVDDEKERLIASLPLFTMASALAALPKSSPDCAVCLSPFSPDAELRLLPACRHAFHAACVDAWLRTTPSCPLCRAAVSLPHPPLPTAPPPPPQPAAGPAAQQEPLDSRVSSNSRSFRVEIGSVSNRRSSAAGDDRRTYSLGSFDYRVDEEVEAVVSRITRPAVSAAAKSATHQAAAPATPGEALAEAAGSRGWLREYVDRLASSASSLSGRWSARWSQGHHSARWSQGQGHHSRSQSQSQSYRQEDSWRWDPEAATGAAMHRAPDEEEPAFVALYRWIVGV